A stretch of the Papaver somniferum cultivar HN1 chromosome 6, ASM357369v1, whole genome shotgun sequence genome encodes the following:
- the LOC113286753 gene encoding uncharacterized protein LOC113286753 produces the protein MDITIMILILAALSCLLYKLTWRDMQEISRKLPKNCNCILLNCNIKSSTRKKQHFKRRLQNWKKRCPDKSLFEAEVAREIVNRIQKLTKKAGPEPTDTMEVY, from the exons ATGGATATAACCATTATGATACTTATCCTGGCTGCGTTATCATGTCTCTTATATAAG TTGACGTGGAGAGACATGCAAGAGATTTCACGGAAGCTGCCAAAGAACTGTAATTGTATTTTATTGAACTGCAACATAAAGAGCTCCACACGAAAAAAGCAACACTTCAAAAG GAGACTGCAGAATTGGAAGAAGAGGTGCCCAGATAAGTCGTTGTTTGAGGCAGAAGTTGCACGTGAGATTGTAAACAGAATCCAGAAGTTAACGAAAAAAGCTGGTCCGGAACCCACAGATACGATGGAGGTGTACTAA
- the LOC113290370 gene encoding uncharacterized protein LOC113290370 codes for MEPSMNPHNIHVQPPAITQGHDTTNIYHQHISMMESDDSTATNSAPMNDCVRDSSQEGFQCSVHGKSNNIINVLASLHPAKQNVLISFMYVSTYSDIKKIQWDVMSIISDNIMQPWIVIGDLNVHLHTLDSSTSVSQDDKFVQQKINDCGLMDLGYIGRDFTWSSNKIGTVISISRIDMALGNQQWCFHFPNARLYHLVQAGSDHYPIMLQTDKTTENLWRPFKFFAMWLKHAGFKNQLKISWNTNTRGSPGHILIEKHIYTRKRLSYWNKIDFGDIDSNINALQDQLLRLQNEPVSITRHNCLSDTNKQLEMWFDIKTEFYKQKSGDKFIVDMDNNSRYFHTLANRRMFRKNIGCLYDVHGPDGFQDGFYHVNWDIVGNDIVQDVQSFFISGYMPREFNKTYLSLIPKADNANYPADFRPISLCRAIQDNIIIAHEIIHTMKHKEEISILLNGSPNSAYSPTRGLRQGDPLSSYLFIIAIDYLSRLLVNATTNHVITGVKAARNTPAITHLRFADDILIFTKADRHNTTGILNTLNQFGNISGK; via the exons ATGGAGCCATCTATGAATCCCCACAACATTCATGTTCAACCACCTGCAATTACGCAAGGACATGATACTACTAATATTTACCATCAACACATCTCTATGATGGAATCGGATGATTCAACTGCAACAAATTCTGCTCCCATGAATGATTGTGTTAGAGACTCTTCTCAG GAAGGTTTTCAATGTTCTGTCCATGGAAAATCTAATAATATCATTAATGTCCTTGCTAGTTTACATCCTGCAAAACAAAATGTCTTAATTTCTTTCATGTATGTCTCTACCTACTCTGATATTAAGAAAATACAATGGGATGTCATGTCGATTATTAGTGATAACATTATGCAACCTTGGATTGTAATTGGAGACCTTAATGTTCACCTTCATACTTTGGATTCCAGTACTTCAGTCTCTCAAGATGATAAATTTgttcaacaaaaaataaatgattgTGGTCTAATGGATTTAGGTTATATTGGTAGAGATTTTACTTGGTCTAGTAATAAGATTGGCACTGTAATTAGTATTTCTAGAATTGACATGGCCTTGGGTAATCAACAGTGGTGTTTTCATTTCCCCAATGCTAGATTGTATCATCTTGTTCAAGCTGGATCTGATCACTATCCTATAATGCTACAAACTGATAAAACCACTGAAAATCTATGGAGaccttttaaattctttgctATGTGGCTTAAACATGCTGGCTTTAAAAATCAACTGAAAATTTCTTGGAATACTAATACTAGAGGTTCTCCTGGTCATATATTGATTGAAAAACATATCTATACTagaaaaaggctttcttattggAATAAGATTGACTTTGGTGATATTGATAGTAATATTAATGCTCTTCAGGATCAACTCCTTAGACTTCAGAATGAACCAGTCTCTATTACTCGGCATAACTGTCTTAGCGATACCAATAAGCAACTAGAAATGTGGTTTGATATTAAAACTGAATTCTATAAGCAAAAATCTGGAGATAAATTCATAGTTGATATGGATAATAATTCTAGATATTTTCACACTCTAGCTAATAGAAGAATGTTTAGGAAAAACATTGGTTGCTTATATGATGTTCATG GCCCAGATGGCTTTCAAGATGGTTTCTACCATGTTAATTGGGACATTGTTGGTAATGATATAGTTCAGGATGTTCAGAGTTTCTTTATTTCTGGTTACATGCCTAGGGAGTTTAATAAGACTTACCTTTCTTTGATTCCTAAAGCTGACAATGCCAATTATCCTGCTGATTTTAGACCTATAAGCTTAT GTAGAGCTATACAAGATAATATAATCATTGCTCACGAAATTATTCATACAATGAAACATAAAGAAG AAATCTCTATCCTTCTTAATGGTTCTCCTAATAGTGCTTATAGTCCTACTAGAGGTCTAAGACAGGGGGATCCTCTATCCTCCTATCTCTTTATAATAGCCATTGACTATTTATCTAGACTCCTTGTTAATGCTACCACTAATCATGTTATTACTGGTGTCAAAGCTGCTAGAAATACCCCTGCAATTACTCATCTTCGTTTTGCAGATGACATTCTCATTTTTAC